The following are encoded in a window of Deltaproteobacteria bacterium genomic DNA:
- a CDS encoding phosphate ABC transporter ATP-binding protein, translating to MVEKDLKIIAEGLDFYYGDLKALDGVNIQIPERKVTALIGPSGCGKSTFLRVLNRMNDLIPGTRIEGRILIDGHDIYTDNIDVVGLRKKIGMVFQKSNPFPKSIFDNVAYGLRIHGIKDRVILAEIVEESLKRAALWDEVKDDLKRSAMELSGGQQQRLCIARALATGPEILLMDEPASALDPISTAKIEELIREFKKRYTIVIVTHNMQQAARVSDYTAFFYLGKLIEFNVTEEIFTRPSKKQTEDYITGRFG from the coding sequence ATGGTAGAGAAAGATCTAAAGATAATTGCCGAGGGCCTGGACTTTTACTATGGCGACCTCAAGGCCCTGGATGGGGTGAACATCCAGATCCCGGAGCGGAAAGTCACAGCCCTCATTGGCCCCTCTGGATGCGGCAAATCCACCTTTCTGCGGGTACTCAACAGGATGAACGATCTCATTCCAGGGACAAGAATAGAGGGAAGGATCTTAATTGATGGTCATGACATCTATACCGACAATATCGATGTAGTTGGTCTCAGAAAAAAGATAGGGATGGTCTTTCAAAAATCCAACCCCTTTCCCAAGTCCATCTTCGACAATGTGGCCTACGGCCTGAGAATTCATGGGATCAAAGATAGGGTAATACTCGCTGAGATTGTGGAGGAGAGCTTGAAAAGGGCAGCCCTCTGGGACGAGGTGAAGGACGATCTCAAGCGCTCAGCCATGGAACTCTCAGGGGGCCAGCAGCAGCGTCTGTGTATCGCTCGGGCTTTGGCTACCGGGCCCGAGATCCTGCTCATGGATGAACCGGCAAGTGCCCTCGACCCCATATCAACAGCCAAGATTGAGGAGCTGATCCGCGAGTTTAAGAAGCGTTATACAATCGTCATCGTTACCCACAATATGCAGCAGGCAGCCCGGGTGTCTGACTACACCGCCTTCTTTTATCTCGGAAAGCTGATAGAATTTAACGTGACCGAAGAGATCTTTACTAGGCCGAGCAAAAAGCAGACCGAAGACTATATAACGGGCCGCTTCGGTTAA
- the phoU gene encoding phosphate signaling complex protein PhoU translates to MKRHLERELNKLRKKILTLGAMVEGSTEKAISSLMRYDLKLAREVIERDHEIDHLEVEIEEDCLKILALYQPAATDLRYVVGILKMNNDLERMGDLSVNIAERATYLANQKGTELFLDFTNMWEKTRAMVKRALDALIKMDPQMAREVCAADDAVDEINREMLNLIQDHIEDNPQEVRHLIHLLLASRHLERIADLATNIAEDVVYMIEGEIIRHRTEDYTHQD, encoded by the coding sequence GTGAAAAGACATCTGGAAAGGGAGCTGAACAAGTTAAGGAAGAAAATCCTCACCCTGGGGGCGATGGTGGAGGGAAGCACAGAGAAGGCCATATCATCCCTCATGCGCTACGACCTCAAACTTGCCAGAGAGGTCATCGAGAGAGATCACGAAATAGATCATCTGGAGGTGGAGATAGAGGAGGACTGCCTCAAGATTCTCGCCCTATATCAACCAGCAGCCACCGACCTGAGATATGTGGTGGGGATCTTGAAGATGAACAACGATCTGGAACGAATGGGGGATCTGTCCGTGAACATTGCCGAGCGGGCGACCTATCTGGCCAATCAGAAGGGGACGGAACTTTTTCTTGACTTTACCAACATGTGGGAAAAGACCAGAGCTATGGTGAAGAGGGCCTTGGATGCCCTTATCAAGATGGACCCACAAATGGCCAGGGAGGTCTGCGCTGCCGATGACGCGGTGGATGAGATCAATAGGGAGATGCTCAACCTGATCCAGGACCATATTGAAGATAACCCCCAAGAAGTGAGGCACCTCATTCATCTGCTCCTTGCCTCCCGTCATCTAGAGCGCATCGCTGATCTGGCCACCAACATCGCCGAAGACGTGGTCTACATGATTGAGGGGGAGATCATTCGCCACCGGACAGAGGATTATACCCACCAAGACTAA